In a single window of the Nitrospira sp. MA-1 genome:
- a CDS encoding DUF4347 domain-containing protein gives MKTLLALEPRILFDGAALSTGAEVAQDQTAQNQAPGTDAHADINSTANMTIDSEANWASSFSLAAPTPSDRREIVFIDTRVEDYQALMKGIHPGAEVILLDAGRDGIEQIAEVLKGRSAIDAIHLIVEGTEAELHLGTAFLTNDSISDHYAALFSQIGQSLSAEADLLIYGCNFGRGQAGLSAMQNLADLTGADIAASTDRTGHVSEYANWNLEVSTGFIETSVVIGQATQDAWEGVLATYTVTTTTDGGAGSLRQAIIDANANAGTDTITFVGSGTYLLTITGAGENAAATGDLDITDNLIIIGNGVGNTIIDGGGIDRVFHLRGTTTATISGITIQNGVENNGGGIFVDNTSILNLSDATLSGNNNSGTGNAGSGGAIHVHGTANLNRVLLSGNTADTGGAIGFHGGGGGTLTNVTISGNTATNEGGGLWTDTPISVINSTFTLNNANDAGAIYSNSATVTMSNTIVSGNTATTANKDVRGSFSSNGFNLIEVVGTATGFGSDITGVSANLDVLADNGGPTWTHALLAGSPALNAGTPTGAPAVDQRGFTRDAAPDIGAYEYKSSAFVSKNEFMVNAPSGDNEMTSGPLRGAERAVDIAPNGDYVVVWTNGTSNDQVYAKVLDASGNQKVAQFQVNIGGGTNAWTDVAVDDSGNFLVTWTQGNDVFMRRFLANGTAVDAGDVIVNTGTSNTQQNPSVNMNGAGDFVIAWEGDGGGNEGIFVRRGSMGGGLIGSDITVNTAAAAKDSSVGISDSGGFVVVWDNGSDVFFQLYNSGGVLQNSGQVDVFLQLSAGAAAVGMSGDGRFTVAYRATVLDVEVYVRQFDAAGNALFLPKIANTSGLLTTQTNPSITMDDIGEFIVVWEGTGNQPGQNDTAGVFGQKFNSSGQKIGVEFLINQTTANVQDRASVAMLDRDNFVAVWTGSDGAQTDIFARQYGATSAPTLDLDANNSSGATGNDYAFTFTEGDGPTAIADSDTDLTDVDSTTFAYVTLSVSGLLDGNAEVLILDMDTFSLATDAPGQDTTGGNYHVRVSTAAGTAIVTIIKQGGGTFSEIETETLLKAIQYQHMDTDAPSDGDRLIEVRVNDGTTDSAAARTTINVDPANDQPVFGGLDNTPAFTEGSAAVVLDSNATIADPELDAANDYNGATLTLARNGGANAEDVFAESGTLSILTEGGSLIVGGTTIGTVTTNSGGTLVLTFNSNATTALVNSALQQITYANSSSNPPGSVQVDFVINDGNSGGQGSGGARGDSGSITVTINGVNDPPTVDLDTNDSSGATGNDYTVTFTEGGGPIGIADSDTDLLDADSTTFAYVKLGVSGLLNGNAETLVLDGNIFTLATAVAGQDTTGGNYHVVIATGAGTATVTITKQGGGTFTEVETETVLKAIQYQHTDTSNPTDGNRLIDVYVNDGTADSAAARTTFNVNPVNDPPVAVGDGFIVNEGSTTRLNLSNNDSDPDDGLDLISITIVSGPTNGTITSVNADGTVDYTHDGSETLSDSFTYTIRDLSGLTSNTVTVDLTVTPVNDPPTAIADSFTVNEGSTNTLHLSNNDTDPDNGLDLTSITIVSGPTNGTITSINPDGTVTYTHDGSETLSDSFTYTIRDLSGTTSNIVTVDLTVTPVNDAPIITSNGGGATANIFVTTGTRAVTDVHATDAEGNPLTYSIVGGVDAALFTIDPATGVLTFITAPDFQAPGDVGADNIYDVIVQSYDGTSVDTQAIAVTVTQTNVPPQIFIPPPQDPAPSSDPPPRDSGDETSEDQAPGNGGSIDPGSPGNIPDSGQGSTSTGAKNSVTENTLGRHELPAKQEDGERTGMVGMVSDMWSLLRKPLDITAFKDEIRSLLHRSGFLQDLDRVRDDVQEVAATEQAYLASSIAVSTGLSIGYVVWLLRSGVLLTALLSSVPAWQFVNPLLVLDAAAQKKRQRGQKGVEGDSVESLFEKPTASAEIAKETTGDPARAPRARWFNWNKR, from the coding sequence ATGAAAACGCTATTGGCTCTCGAACCAAGAATTCTCTTTGATGGAGCCGCCCTTTCCACGGGGGCAGAAGTGGCTCAAGATCAGACCGCTCAAAATCAAGCTCCGGGTACCGATGCTCATGCAGACATCAATTCCACTGCCAACATGACCATTGACAGTGAGGCCAATTGGGCATCCAGTTTTTCACTTGCCGCCCCCACTCCATCCGATCGTCGGGAAATTGTCTTCATCGACACGCGGGTTGAAGATTATCAGGCCCTCATGAAAGGCATTCACCCTGGCGCTGAAGTCATCCTTCTGGATGCGGGGCGGGACGGAATTGAACAAATTGCGGAGGTGCTCAAGGGCCGGAGTGCTATCGACGCCATTCATCTTATTGTCGAAGGCACCGAGGCGGAACTGCATTTGGGCACGGCCTTTCTTACCAATGATTCAATTAGCGATCACTATGCGGCGCTGTTCAGTCAGATTGGACAAAGTTTGTCTGCTGAGGCCGACTTGCTGATCTACGGCTGTAACTTTGGACGCGGTCAGGCCGGCTTATCCGCCATGCAAAACTTAGCCGACCTCACGGGAGCGGATATCGCCGCGAGCACGGACCGGACCGGGCACGTCAGCGAATATGCCAACTGGAATTTGGAAGTCTCCACCGGGTTTATTGAAACGTCGGTCGTCATCGGCCAGGCCACCCAGGATGCCTGGGAGGGAGTCTTGGCCACCTACACCGTCACTACGACAACTGATGGGGGCGCCGGGTCCCTCCGCCAAGCCATCATTGACGCCAATGCGAATGCCGGCACGGACACTATTACGTTCGTCGGGTCCGGAACCTATCTGCTCACCATTACCGGGGCTGGCGAAAATGCCGCAGCCACGGGTGACCTTGATATTACTGACAATCTCATCATTATCGGAAACGGCGTCGGAAACACCATCATCGACGGCGGTGGAATCGATCGCGTGTTTCACTTAAGAGGTACCACTACAGCAACGATTAGCGGGATTACAATTCAAAACGGCGTTGAGAACAATGGCGGCGGAATATTTGTGGATAATACAAGCATCTTGAATCTCTCCGACGCCACACTCTCTGGGAACAACAACAGCGGAACCGGAAACGCTGGAAGTGGTGGAGCCATTCACGTTCACGGAACGGCGAATCTCAATCGCGTGCTTTTGTCCGGAAACACGGCGGACACTGGTGGTGCTATTGGCTTCCACGGGGGAGGCGGAGGGACCCTCACCAACGTGACCATCAGCGGCAACACCGCTACCAACGAAGGGGGCGGGCTCTGGACCGATACCCCCATCTCCGTGATCAATTCCACGTTCACACTCAACAATGCCAATGACGCGGGAGCCATTTATTCCAACAGTGCAACCGTCACCATGTCAAACACCATTGTCAGCGGCAATACCGCCACCACGGCGAATAAGGATGTCCGGGGCAGTTTCAGCAGCAATGGCTTCAATTTGATTGAAGTTGTGGGCACGGCGACCGGTTTTGGCAGCGACATCACCGGCGTGAGCGCCAATCTCGACGTGCTGGCGGACAACGGCGGCCCGACCTGGACACATGCGCTGCTGGCCGGCAGCCCGGCTCTTAACGCGGGTACACCGACTGGGGCGCCGGCCGTCGATCAACGGGGATTCACCCGTGATGCCGCGCCTGATATTGGCGCGTATGAATATAAGTCCTCCGCCTTTGTCTCCAAGAATGAATTCATGGTCAACGCTCCTTCCGGAGACAACGAAATGACCAGCGGCCCGCTACGCGGGGCCGAGCGGGCAGTTGATATCGCCCCGAATGGCGACTACGTGGTGGTGTGGACGAACGGCACGTCCAACGACCAAGTGTATGCCAAAGTCTTAGACGCCAGCGGCAACCAGAAGGTCGCACAATTTCAAGTCAATATCGGAGGTGGGACGAACGCATGGACGGATGTCGCCGTCGACGACAGCGGTAATTTTCTCGTCACCTGGACTCAAGGAAACGATGTGTTCATGCGACGCTTTCTCGCTAACGGCACCGCCGTCGACGCCGGAGACGTGATCGTCAACACCGGCACGTCTAACACTCAGCAAAATCCTTCCGTGAACATGAATGGCGCCGGTGATTTCGTGATCGCATGGGAAGGGGACGGCGGCGGCAACGAAGGAATCTTTGTACGACGCGGGAGCATGGGCGGAGGGTTGATCGGCAGTGACATCACCGTCAACACCGCAGCGGCGGCAAAAGATTCCTCGGTAGGGATTTCGGATTCTGGTGGTTTTGTGGTCGTCTGGGATAACGGGTCCGACGTGTTCTTTCAGCTCTACAACAGCGGAGGGGTTTTACAAAATAGCGGTCAGGTTGACGTGTTCTTACAGCTCAGTGCCGGTGCAGCTGCTGTGGGTATGAGTGGCGATGGGCGGTTTACCGTGGCCTATCGCGCTACAGTCCTTGATGTGGAGGTCTATGTCCGGCAATTCGACGCAGCAGGAAATGCGCTCTTTCTCCCCAAAATTGCCAATACCTCAGGTCTCTTAACCACTCAGACAAATCCCTCGATCACCATGGATGATATCGGTGAGTTCATCGTTGTATGGGAGGGGACCGGAAATCAGCCTGGGCAGAATGACACCGCCGGTGTCTTTGGCCAGAAATTTAACTCCAGTGGTCAAAAAATCGGTGTCGAGTTTTTGATTAATCAAACCACCGCCAACGTGCAGGACCGGGCCTCTGTGGCCATGCTGGACCGAGATAACTTTGTCGCGGTATGGACCGGCAGCGACGGGGCGCAAACCGATATTTTTGCACGCCAGTACGGGGCAACATCTGCACCGACTCTGGATTTGGATGCCAACAACAGTTCCGGAGCCACAGGCAACGATTATGCTTTCACCTTTACCGAGGGCGACGGCCCCACGGCAATTGCCGACAGCGATACCGACCTGACGGATGTGGATAGCACGACCTTCGCCTACGTGACTCTGTCCGTCAGCGGCCTGTTGGATGGCAATGCGGAAGTCTTGATCCTCGACATGGATACCTTTTCTCTGGCCACCGACGCGCCGGGCCAGGACACCACCGGCGGCAACTACCATGTGCGTGTATCCACGGCCGCCGGCACGGCCATCGTGACGATCATCAAGCAGGGAGGCGGGACATTTAGTGAGATCGAAACGGAAACGCTCCTCAAGGCGATTCAATACCAGCATATGGATACGGACGCACCTTCAGATGGTGACCGGCTGATCGAGGTAAGGGTGAACGATGGCACCACAGACAGTGCCGCCGCCCGCACGACCATTAACGTGGATCCCGCCAATGACCAGCCTGTCTTCGGCGGTCTGGACAACACGCCCGCCTTTACCGAGGGGAGCGCCGCAGTTGTGCTCGACAGCAATGCCACCATCGCCGACCCTGAACTTGATGCCGCCAATGATTACAACGGCGCCACGCTCACATTGGCCCGGAACGGCGGAGCCAATGCGGAAGATGTGTTCGCTGAAAGCGGCACACTGAGTATCCTGACCGAAGGCGGCAGCCTGATTGTTGGCGGAACAACCATCGGCACCGTCACCACCAACAGCGGTGGGACATTGGTCCTCACTTTCAACAGTAACGCCACCACGGCATTGGTCAACAGTGCCCTGCAGCAGATCACGTATGCCAATAGCAGCAGCAACCCACCGGGTAGCGTGCAGGTTGATTTTGTGATTAACGACGGCAACTCGGGCGGACAAGGCAGCGGCGGCGCGCGGGGCGATTCAGGATCCATTACCGTCACCATCAATGGGGTCAATGATCCGCCGACCGTGGACCTGGATACCAACGACAGTTCCGGTGCCACCGGCAACGACTATACCGTTACGTTCACTGAAGGCGGCGGGCCGATTGGCATCGCCGATAGTGACACGGATCTGTTGGATGCGGACAGCACCACCTTCGCCTATGTGAAACTGGGCGTGAGCGGACTGCTGAACGGCAATGCCGAGACGCTCGTGCTCGACGGCAATATCTTTACTCTTGCGACCGCCGTGGCCGGACAGGACACCACCGGCGGGAACTATCACGTTGTGATTGCCACCGGGGCCGGAACAGCCACTGTCACGATTACCAAACAAGGCGGGGGCACGTTTACAGAGGTCGAGACGGAAACGGTGCTCAAGGCCATTCAGTATCAGCACACGGATACGTCGAACCCCACCGACGGAAATCGATTGATCGACGTGTATGTCAACGACGGCACGGCAGACAGTGCCGCCGCACGTACGACATTCAATGTCAATCCCGTCAATGATCCCCCGGTAGCCGTGGGGGACGGTTTTATCGTCAATGAAGGGTCCACTACCCGGCTGAACCTTTCCAACAATGATAGCGATCCCGATGACGGGTTGGATCTGATTAGCATCACCATTGTCTCCGGCCCCACCAATGGCACTATCACCAGCGTAAATGCCGATGGAACGGTGGATTATACCCATGATGGCTCAGAAACCCTCTCCGACAGTTTTACCTATACGATCCGTGATCTCTCCGGCCTCACCTCGAATACTGTCACGGTGGACTTGACCGTGACCCCGGTCAACGATCCCCCTACTGCAATAGCCGACAGCTTCACCGTCAACGAGGGATCCACGAATACGCTGCATCTTTCCAACAATGATACCGATCCGGATAACGGATTGGATCTCACCAGCATCACCATTGTCTCCGGCCCTACCAATGGCACCATCACCAGCATTAATCCCGATGGGACGGTAACCTACACCCATGATGGCTCAGAAACCCTCTCCGACAGTTTCACCTATACGATCCGTGATCTCTCCGGCACGACCTCGAATATTGTCACGGTGGACTTGACCGTGACACCGGTCAACGATGCACCGATCATCACCTCGAACGGGGGCGGTGCCACCGCCAATATTTTCGTTACCACCGGCACCAGGGCCGTGACGGATGTGCATGCCACGGATGCGGAGGGCAATCCCCTGACCTACAGCATTGTGGGCGGTGTCGATGCGGCGTTATTTACTATCGATCCCGCGACCGGGGTCCTCACCTTTATCACGGCCCCCGATTTCCAGGCACCTGGCGATGTCGGGGCCGATAACATCTATGACGTGATCGTCCAGTCCTACGACGGCACGTCCGTCGATACACAGGCCATTGCCGTCACGGTGACCCAAACCAATGTTCCGCCTCAAATTTTCATTCCCCCGCCACAGGACCCTGCGCCTTCATCAGATCCCCCGCCGAGAGATTCCGGCGACGAGACTTCGGAGGACCAGGCGCCGGGAAATGGGGGCAGTATTGATCCCGGCTCGCCAGGGAATATCCCTGATAGCGGCCAGGGTTCCACGAGCACCGGTGCCAAAAATTCGGTTACCGAGAATACTCTGGGACGACACGAATTGCCGGCTAAGCAAGAGGATGGAGAACGCACGGGGATGGTGGGGATGGTGAGTGACATGTGGAGTTTGCTCAGAAAGCCCCTTGATATCACAGCCTTCAAGGATGAAATTCGGTCATTGCTGCACCGATCAGGATTCCTTCAGGACCTGGATCGCGTTCGCGACGATGTTCAGGAGGTCGCCGCCACCGAACAAGCCTATTTGGCATCCAGCATTGCCGTATCCACCGGCCTGTCGATCGGCTATGTCGTCTGGCTCCTGCGCAGTGGGGTGCTATTAACTGCCCTGCTCTCGTCGGTGCCGGCCTGGCAGTTTGTGAACCCCCTGTTGGTGCTGGATGCGGCGGCGCAAAAAAAGCGACAAAGGGGGCAGAAGGGTGTTGAAGGGGATTCGGTGGAGTCCCTGTTTGAGAAACCCACCGCATCTGCCGAGATAGCTAAGGAGACCACCGGGGACCCCGCTAGGGCCCCTCGAGCCCGGTGGTTCAATTGGAATAAGCGATGA